AAcgaaagaggacccgacttcttctaagtgtactccgagtagtattcttgataggttgacgtcgtgTTCTGGAGCTttatcagaaaagaactcggttttccaaaagaactcggataagactccatctcgaaagcagaacctgagtttgaatcggatgcgtgaagtcacgAAATCTGAGACggattggacatcacgagctgcgcgaatcttccggcaagctgatctgtcgttgtcgccgaaatAAAAAAGTCCttatgatgatctgaatcttcgaggagacagtTTTGGAGCTTACCATCgtcacctgcctcgcagatccacgaaccgaagatgaagattgatcccttTGAGAATATCATATTGTCGAGGTctatcgagctctcggatgcaaagtcgccaaaagcccctacctggcgcgccagctgtcgatgtttgaccactgatagcctgccacgggggtccctggggcagtatgttcgggcttcagcgtatgcagaactcgacggttaacgcaagagacagtcgatttatcctggttcggaccctcgatcgttgatcgagtaatagccctacgtccaatcggcgttagcctttacgttggattgattgtaaagtgttgtgttgtacaattattctctgaactcccgatctaaggagccctgccctctttatatagtcaggaggccagagttttagtcggtttacaatgagagttcctagtaggattacagaataatactgctactaagaatacaggggaagaatcctaattaaactaggtcttctcccttccttgcggggtatcccgtgggtcccgtaccAACAGCGACATCATGTCGTctggccaccctctgtcccgggaatgcgctatggcggacgcctctggacagccaccggtggtagcagaATCTTTGTAGACTCATACCCCTCTAGACCCCCTCGCGCGTGTCTCTGGACCCCTCGCGCGTGTCTAGAAGCACGACGAGGAGTTACAGTAAAGATGGCAGAGTGAGCCGTGATGTGATAGACCAGTTAGATTGCGTGCGTGTTATCGTACGAATATGTCTCGTTTTTAAGCTGTGCCCGTTTCACATTTTCCTCACAAGTATTTTATTTTGCACCTCTTGgtaacttaggccttgtttagataccatccaaattccaagttttttcactctctctctatcacatcaatttttagccgctattaaatgtaggtaaaaaaaactaattacacagtttagttggaaatcacgagatgaatcttttgagtctagttggtccacgattggacaatatttgccaaataagacaaaagtgatactatttatcgggttgaaattttttcgcaatggCCTTGCTTCATGTTCTGTTTTTTTTCCCGTGCGCGTGAGATCGACTCGCTGGCTTTCTGCAGACTGCAGGACGTTGTACGTACGCAGCAGCATGCACACAGCACATGCGGACGTCTGACGTCACGGCCAGGCGGTCAGCGACGACCGCGTTTGCCCAGTCCCACAGGAGTCGTCGCGTCGGCGAGACGGCGACAGACGACAGCCACGTAGCGGTGTCTGGGCCTGGGCTGTTACCGGGCCAAGGATACCCGTAGCGTGAGTGCGTGACACTCACGTGCGTGCCGGCCCGTTGCCTGCTAATGCTCCGGCGCCATTCCATTCCGCTTCCGCCCAATATTGAATTGGGTGGTGACGAGCCCAGCACCCACTACGTGGGCCAAGACCCTTCAAGGGCCCGCGTAAGCAAGCGCCCCCCATTCTGTCGGGCCTAAATCGGGAACCTAGGACCAAGCCCAACTCGCCGAGCCCGCCGCCATGGTGCGGTCGTGTCGTCGTCTGGCTCCCCTCCACTTCCCACGAGCACGACGAGGATCCGGCCCGTCCCTTTCGTAACGGACGGTCCAGATCCCGCCAAGCTGCCGCTCTCGACCGTACACGATCCCATCGCCAACCACCGCACCGGCCGTCGGTCCACTCCGccgcccgcgcgccgcgcctccCAGTCCCAGTCCCTCCGCTCCCGCCCCCCCGCGCCGTCCGTGCGTCGCATGActgccgccgtcgccgcgctcCGCTCGCCGCAGCTCCCTCCCGCGCGCGCCTCGTACGCCCCGCGGCGCCACGCTGCTCCCCCAGGTGCGTGACGCAACAGGCCGCGTGCAGAGCGTGCTGCAGCAGCAACAGTAtttaatttaaataaataattATTTTCCCAAGAGCAAAATCGAACAAGCAATCGTCTCACTGGTCAACCTGGCAGAACAGGTGAGGTGAGGTCAGTGGTGGATTCAGAAGGGAGGCTAGCGGATTCGGTTGCTTTCTCTCCTTCTCCTCGTGTTCCAGTTTTGACCGGGAGTGCATTGGTTCTCGCTTAAAGCGTGTCTGCTGCGCTGTGCTGTGGCTGTGCCTGCAGGGACGCGTTTGGGCCGTGGTGGTCGCTGCAGCTGCTGACGCGGAGGGgccggaggacgaggacgaggacaaggagggcggcggcggtgtACCCCAAGATGGCGCGGCCGCCGATCCTGTCCGTCGCGCTGCCGTCCGACACCGGCCGCGTGCTCAGCATCCAGTCCCACACCGTCCAGGTCCATCGCCGCTGCCCTGCCTGATCCCGTCCTGTCATCCATCTGTTATCTGGGTTCCTGCTTGCTCCCCTCGATGATAAGAGGAGCCCGGACTCTCGGACTCTGCAACTGCCTCTATGTCTTTGCGCATTCGGACATGGATGTAGAGCTGCGCTTCTCATGGTCCACATGTTTTGAATTCGGCAGCAAACCAGTGGTTTTGTGGGTTGTACCATGTGGACTAGGCTAAGAACACAACTCTATGGAGTCTGGATATGGGTTCCTGCATGTAGGTTTCGGTTTGGTCCCTGCAAGTGTTCCCTTGATGTGTtgatgacatatatatatataagatgcAGCCATGCAAGCCGCGTGATCTCACATGGTTGCCGTGGTTGTCGCCTACTAAACGGTGGCACAATTGCTTGTGCGCACGTCATCGGTGTGACTGTCGCTTACTAAGTGGTGGCACAATCATTTGTGTGAGGGATCAGTGGTTATGTCCGCTTTGTCTTTTGTATGACGGGCGGTCACGAGTTTGTGTTTCATTCCGGGTTTGTTCAGCCAAAATGCTCTGCATGGATTTTGATTCGGAGTAGGAATTGTTAAGCATTTTCACCTTCTTATTTCATAGTATGCTCTTCTCATTCTCTGATTGCTCCAATTCAGGGGTATGTTGGCAACAAATCGTCCGTCTTTCCCCTGCAACTCCTTGGCTTTGATGTGGATCCAATAAACTCTGTACAGTTTTCTAATCATACAGGTAAAGGTACATCGTACGCGTACAGAATCTCATGTGCAATTTGCTTGGAACACCTAAACAATTCCCGATTTCCTGTTATGTGTTATCTCAGGATACCCAACATTTAGAGGTCAGGTTCTCGATGGCAAACAGCTATGGGATCTTATTGAAGGACTGGAGGCAAATCAGTTGCTTCATTATACCCATTTATTAACAGGTGAAACTTTCATAACTTCTTTTAACTAGACCTGCCCGTCCTTCATGTCTAGGAAATAGAAAGTTGATTAATTGATTGGTCACTGATGATATTTCGCCATGATAGCAAGCAAAAAATCAGTGCCTTTTTATTGCCAAAAATATGGTTCATCGCGCACAAAGTGACATGCTGTTTATGGTTCTCAGGTTATATAGGCTCAGTTTCCTTTTTAGATACTGTGCTACAAGTTGTTGACAAATTACGATCAGTCAATCCTGATCTTTTATATGGTAATCTTTTCCCCCTTTTGTTATTTGTATGCTTGCTTCTTTACTAAATTTGATTTAACTGGGACAAGTTCGGTCATAGCTAGAGACTGACTAGACATGGTTAATTCTTGTTTGCTAATTGCAAACATGCTGCAGTTTGCGACCCAGTTCTAGGTGATGAAGGAAAACTATACGTTCCTCAGGAGCTAATATCTGTTTATCAACAGAAGGTGATTTAACTCATTTTCACCTTCTATGCTTTTCTCATACGATACCAAAATGTGGGGAATTGCTTGTCCTTGCGCCTTCTAGAATGGCAAGGCTATTTTTTATTACAAATACATGCTTTTTCACTATATGCAAACATTGGGCACTCACTGGTTCAATACTTCCCCTTTTGATCCTTCTGTAGACTAAACTGTTATTGATTTTATAAAACGCGATTTATACTATATCTCCTGTAGAACTGGCTACAGGCAGTTATGTGCCTTACTTCCTTTTATTGAGAACAGAACTTGGACTTATTAGTTCATTTTCTCTTTGTTATTGTGCTTTGGAATGAAATACAATAGGACAAGGCATCTCATTTCAAATTTGCTATTTGTGAGCTTTTAACCATTTTATCATCAAACCATCTGCAGGTTGTTCCAGTTGCTTCGATGCTTACACCTAACCAATTTGAAGTTGAACTACTTACTGGACTGAGGTAACCATGCTCTTCTTTTGAAAAGTGAAAAAAGGAATCTCCATACCATACTTATCACACTGCTAGATTGCATGCACCTTTTCCTGTATTGACGTATACTTACAGGATCACCTCCGAACAAGATGGTTTGACAGCTTGTAATACGCTCCACAGTGCCGGACCACGGAAGGTTTGCCCCTTATCCAACTGATAAATCAACTATGAAATGTGTTCAATGGGCTACGCTATGTACAATCACTCTTCTTGTGTTCCATGTGTCATCTTTGTGTAAAGGGCTGCTAATGAAGCTGTGTATGCATGTGTTTGGTTGCCATGATCTTCCAGGTGGTTATAACTAGTGCACTTATTGAAGGCAAGCTGCTCCTTATCGGAAGTCACAAAAAAACAGAGGTAAACTTTCAATAGAATCATGCAATTGACATCCATCTACATGCTACTAACAATGTACTTGAGTTACAAATGGAAATTTCATTTGTCCGACAAGGCTGTTCATCAAAATTATGTGGATGCAAAAGTATCGAGGTTACCTAGACATGCATATTGCACTTATGAGCAGGATGCGAAGATACACGTACACACCAGAGCCAACAGAAACTGTATACTTCTTTATCTTTAATAATAAAATATAATAATTAAAAAAAGCAGAACCTGTATACATCCAGGTCATCTGCTGAGATGTTTTTTTGGCTGGCTATGAACTACTTACCACTCGATGCAGCAGGATAGTGACCAACTAAGCTGCACTATAGAATAGTTATTGAAAGCAATGAGGATTGCGTGGAATAATAGATTGATTGATTGGAGAGacctatgtacatatatataggggAGAGGAGATCTCGTGGTTTATAGAAACAGGACCAAACCGAGATCTCCTCATATCTCTCTAACTAAATAGAGGACCGCCGGCTATACCAAGGCCCAGGCCCATATACACACGCATATATACATTTACAAGGCGACAGccaggaaaggaaaaaaaaactaagcTCGTGATACCATGAAAGCAATAAGGATTGCGTAGAATAATAGATTGATTGATTGGAGAGacatatgtacatatatataggggAGAGGAGATCTCGTGGTTTATAGAAACAGGACCAAACCGAGATCTCCTCATATCTCTCTAACCAAATAGAGGACTGGCCGGCTATACCAAGGCCCAGGCCCATATACACACGCATATATACATTTACAGTCTAACAGTTATAAGATTGGCTTGTAAAATATAAGTCAAGTCTAGTTTATGGTGATTACTTGTAGATGGATGCAGTGAACGTGGGTGTAATTTGGTTCAAAACATATGTTCTTTTTTGTTTTGGTATGGTAATATTATATGTATACTGGAGATTTACTTTATCATTTTCTTCAGGAACAACCGCCGGAACAATTTAAGATTGAGATACCAAAGATACCTGCATATTTCACGGTATATTCACATATCTCTATTCTTCGCTAGAAACTTCTAGATTGGAGTGTGGAGTAAGGAATATGATTGTTTGATTTATTGTAGACTGATTCTTGTGGGAGTTTCTTGTATTAATCCATTTAAACTGAGTAGTCAGTGAGCATATGGAAGTTGAATGCATGTCACAAAAGGTAAGCACACAAAATGAGTGACAAGCTTCTAATGATAGTTATCTAGGGTATTATTGCCATTGAAATTGGTGCATTAAGGATGGTAGACACGAGGGAGGGAGGGTCAAGTGCACAACATTTGAGATGAACTGTTTCAGGTGCGCAATGAAAATGTGTGCTTGTGGAGTACAGTATCCCCTAATTATAGGAGTATGTTAGAGAAGTGGATTAACTGATTCTGAGTGAAGTGGTAGAGCAAAGAAGTAAATGCGGACCTGTTTCCTTAATATATTCTTCATTGGTGTTTATAGCTTTACTAGTTTATATAATTCATCACTTGTATAAATTAATATTCACCTGGCTCCATAATGCTATGCAGGGAACTGGAGATTTAACGACTGCTCTCCTACTAGGATGGAGTAATGTAAGTACTGGAGAACGTTCACTAACATTCATATCTTGTAATGGTTTTCTTGTTTCTAAAACATGGTTGCTTTGCTTGTAATTTACACAGAAATATCCTGATAACCTCGAGAAAACGGCAGAACTGGCAGTTTCCAGTTTGCAGGTATCTCATCCATGCTCCTCTATATTATGATCTGAAATTTAACACTGTTTGTTGTGCCTTCTGTATGCTGAATTGAGGCAGCATGGTGTAGTAGCGCTGCTGATATTCAGTTTTGTATTTCATGGGTTTTACTCCGCATATAGACTAAGACAAGAATTTCTACTCATAAGTAGGGCAAAGTTCCCTCTGTTTAATTTCTTATACAGCCTCCTGCTGACTTTCTGTTTCTGGCCTACCCTTCTCATATCAGTAATTCAGTATATCACTCATGTGCGTGTTCTTTTAATAAGGTTTCTGTGTGTAAAATGTAAAAGTAAATCAAGTCAGTTTTGACCAGTTTGTGCACTTCTTAATGGAAACGGCCTAGTGGACTGTTTGTGGCACTACTATTGTCAGTAATAACTATTCGAAGTTTacttataatattattattacgACTTCTGCAGGCACTTCTGAGAAGAACCGTGGAAGACTATAAGAGGGCCGGCTTCGACCCATCAACCAGCAGCTTAGAGATCCGGTTGATCCAAAGCCAGGATGAGATCCGAAACCCAACCGTTACATGCAAGGCTGTGAAAGTATGGAAGCTGAATCCATAGTACACCCCCTAACAAGCTGCCAACAATAATGCGCAGTGCCTGGACCGCCCGATAAGCACCTGCACCTACTTCCATGACTCCTCTTGGGCCTCAGTTTTTGG
The sequence above is drawn from the Miscanthus floridulus cultivar M001 chromosome 15, ASM1932011v1, whole genome shotgun sequence genome and encodes:
- the LOC136509160 gene encoding pyridoxal kinase-like, with translation MARPPILSVALPSDTGRVLSIQSHTVQGYVGNKSSVFPLQLLGFDVDPINSVQFSNHTGYPTFRGQVLDGKQLWDLIEGLEANQLLHYTHLLTGYIGSVSFLDTVLQVVDKLRSVNPDLLYVCDPVLGDEGKLYVPQELISVYQQKVVPVASMLTPNQFEVELLTGLRITSEQDGLTACNTLHSAGPRKVVITSALIEGKLLLIGSHKKTEEQPPEQFKIEIPKIPAYFTGTGDLTTALLLGWSNKYPDNLEKTAELAVSSLQALLRRTVEDYKRAGFDPSTSSLEIRLIQSQDEIRNPTVTCKAVKVWKLNP